In Naumovozyma castellii chromosome 1, complete genome, one DNA window encodes the following:
- the PNO1 gene encoding Pno1p (ancestral locus Anc_5.482), whose protein sequence is MVAPTALKKSAGLPVSNASIPSRIIGLDNTERIEEDDDDILLDQDIPEEKDTHDDTQPTQKKEAKGVVLDEEGKPRFSSANKAEGAKVKLESRKVPVPPHRMTPLRNSWTKIYPPLVDHLKLQVRMNLKTKSVELRTHPKHTTDPGALQKGADFIKAFTLGFDLDDSIALLRLDDLYIETFEIKDVKTLTGDHLSRAIGRIAGKDGKTKFAIENATRTRIVLADTKIHILGGFTHIRMAREAVVSLILGSPPGKVYGNLRTVASRLKERY, encoded by the coding sequence ATGGTTGCACCTACtgctttgaagaaatctgCAGGTCTACCTGTCTCAAACGCTAGCATACCTAGCAGAATTATAGGTTTAGACAACACTGAAAGAATAGAAGAAGACGACGATGATATCTTACTAGACCAAGATATCcctgaagaaaaagataCACATGATGATACACAACCCACGCAGAAGAAGGAGGCGAAGGGTGTGGTGCTAGATGAGGAAGGGAAACCAAGATTTAGTTCAGCTAATAAGGCAGAGGGTGCCAAAGTAAAATTGGAAAGCAGAAAAGTTCCAGTTCCACCACATAGAATGACACCACTTAGAAATAGTTGGACAAAAATATATCCTCCTTTAGTtgatcatttgaaattgcaAGTGAGAATGAACTTAAAGACAAAATCTGTAGAATTAAGAACTCATCCAAAACATACAACAGATCCAGGTGCTTTACAGAAGGGTGCAGATTTCATAAAGGCCTTTACTTTAGGTTTTGACCTGGATGATTCCATTGCATTATTAAGATTGGATGATCTATatattgaaacatttgaaatcAAGGATGTGAAAACTTTAACTGGTGATCATTTATCAAGAGCGATTGGCCGTATTGCAGGTAAAGACGGTAAGACCAAATTTGCCATTGAAAATGCTACCAGAACAAGAATTGTGTTGGCAGATACTAAAATTCATATTCTTGGTGGTTTCACTCATATTAGAATGGCAAGAGAAGCCGTCGTTAGTTTGATCTTGGGTTCCCCACCAGGGAAAGTCTACGGTAACTTACGTACTGTTGCTTCCAGATTAAAAGAACGTTATTAG
- the SPT3 gene encoding transcriptional regulator SPT3 (ancestral locus Anc_5.480), which translates to MDNKHKYRVEIQQMMFVSGETNDPPIETTSLIEDIVRGQVIEILLQANRTAHSRGSKSILPEDVIFLIRHDKAKVNRLRTYLSWKDLRKNAKDQDATAGATATVGSGNTGDDEEMKKSSEKDEKDGSNMMKVKKSQIKLPWELQFMFSEQPLENNDDENDLDEDERDANIATVKRLKMADDRTKNMTKEEYVHWSDCRQASFTFRKNKRFKDWSGISQLTEGKPHDDVIDILGFLTFEIVCALTEMAIKIKKREQFLRTEKAKDQQSSSQDVNFEVATVHRKKRLFDGPDTVVNPLKQKHIEEAWRVLQGIDMRHRALTNYRGGKLTTRPVIL; encoded by the coding sequence GTACCGAGTTGAAATCCAACAAATGATGTTTGTCTCAGGTGAGACAAATGATCCACCCATCGAGACAACTTCATTGATAGAGGATATTGTTAGAGGGCAAGTAATTGAGATATTGTTACAAGCAAACAGAACAGCACATTCTAGAGGGAGTAAGAGTATACTTCCGGAGGATGTGATTTTTTTAATTAGACATGACAAAGCCAAAGTCAATAGACTAAGAACATATCTATCATGGAAGGATCTAAGAAAGAATGCTAAGGATCAAGATGCTACTGCTGGCGCTACTGCTACAGTGGGAAGTGGAAATACAGgggatgatgaagaaatgaaaaaaagctcagaaaaagatgaaaaggATGGTAGTAATATGATGAAAGTAAAGAAGTCTCAAATAAAATTACCATGGGAGTTACAGTTCATGTTTAGCGAGCAACCTTTGGAGAATaacgatgatgaaaatgatctggatgaggatgaaagAGATGCCAACATTGCTACAGTGAAGAGGCTTAAGATGGCCGATGATAGAACAAAAAATATgaccaaagaagaatatgtTCATTGGTCTGATTGTCGACAAGCAAGTTTTACATTTCGTAAAAACAAGCGATTTAAAGATTGGTCAGGTATATCACAATTGACTGAAGGGAAACCCCATGATGATGTGATTGATATCTTGGGGTTTTTGACATTTGAAATCGTCTGTGCATTAACAGAAATGGCTATAAAAATCAAGAAACGAGAGCAATTTCTTAGAACAGAAAAGGCCAAGGACCAACAATCGTCCAGTCAAGATGTTAACTTCGAAGTGGCGACAGTGCacagaaagaaaagattatttgatgGCCCAGATACAGTTGTGAATCcattaaaacaaaaacacATAGAAGAAGCATGGCGTGTTCTCCAAGGCATTGATATGAGACATCGTGCATTAACGAATTACAGAGGAGGTAAACTAACGACGCGACCAGTGATTCTTTAA